A single genomic interval of Seriola aureovittata isolate HTS-2021-v1 ecotype China chromosome 10, ASM2101889v1, whole genome shotgun sequence harbors:
- the LOC130175908 gene encoding leucine-rich repeat and immunoglobulin-like domain-containing nogo receptor-interacting protein 1, with protein sequence MVAGEATGHSYLVACWQPILILMLGTVLSGSTTGCPSRCECNVQERSVMCHRKKLMTVPEGIPAETRLLDLSKNRIRTINPDEFANFPNLEHLELSENTISTIEPGAFNNLYGLRTLGLRSNKLKLIQLGVFTGLSNLTQLDISENKIVILLDYMFQDLYNLRSLEVGDNDLVFISHRAFHGLSSLEHLSLEKCNLSTVPTEAFTHLHSLITLRLRHLNINVIRDYSFKRLYRLKVLEIANWPYLDTMTPNCLYGLNLTSLTIANANLTTIPYVALRHLVYLRFLNLSYNPIHTIEGNKLHDLLRLQEFHLVGGRLAMIEPYSFRGLNYLKILNVSGNSLSTLEESAFHSVGNLETLALYDNPLACDCRLLWVFRRRWRLNFNRQQPTCASPEFVQGKEFKDFPDVLQPNYFTCRKSRIRDRKPQQKFVDEGAIVHFACQADGDPAPLIMWLSPQKKFITTKTIGRLSVLPDGTLEVRYAQIQDNGTYVCIASNAGGNDTSLAHLHIHSYSPDWPHQPNKTFAFISNQPTETGANGTRANVPFPFDIKTLIIATTMGFISFLGVVLFCLVLLFLWSRGKGNTKHNIEIEYVPRKSDAGMSSSAVDAPRKFNMKMI encoded by the coding sequence ATGGTGGCCGGGGAAGCGACCGGGCACAGCTACCTGGTGGCTTGCTGGCAGCCCATTCTGATCCTGATGCTGGGCACTGTGCTGTCTGGCTCCACCACAGGCTGTCCCTCCCGCTGTGAGTGCAATGTTCAAGAGCGTTCTGTGATGTGCCACCGCAAGAAGCTCATGACGGTTCCCGAGGGCATTCCTGCAGAAACAAGACTGCTGGATCTCAGCAAGAACCGCATTAGAACCATCAACCCAGACGAGTTTGCCAACTTTCCCAACCTCGAGCACCTGGAGCTCAGTGAAAACACGATCTCCACTATTGAACCTGGAGCGTTCAACAACCTTTATGGCTTGCGGACATTGGGGCTGCGCAGCAACAAGCTTAAGCTGATCCAGCTCGGTGTCTTCACAGGCCTGAGCAATCTCACGCAGCTGGACATAAGTGAGAACAAGATTGTCATCCTGTTGGACTACATGTTCCAGGATTTGTACAACCTCCGGTCTTTAGAGGTGGGCGATAACGACCTGGTTTTCATTTCCCACCGAGCTTTTCATGGCCTAAGTAGCCTTGAGCACCTGAGTCTTGAGAAGTGCAACTTGTCCACTGTGCCAACAGAGGCTTTTACCCACCTCCACAGTTTGATCACTCTCAGGCTTCGCCACCTCAATATCAATGTGATACGGGATTACTCCTTTAAACGGCTCTATCGGCTCAAAGTGTTGGAAATAGCCAATTGGCCATATTTGGATACGATGACCCCAAATTGCTTGTATGGATTAAATCTCACCTCCCTGACCATTGCAAATGCCAACCTGACCACAATTCCTTATGTAGCCCTGCGGCACTTGGTTTATTTGCGCTTTCTGAATCTTTCATACAACCCTATCCACACCATTGAGGGGAATAAGCTCCATGACCTTCTGCGTCTGCAGGAATTTCACCTGGTGGGAGGCAGACTGGCAATGATTGAGCCCTACTCTTTCCGTGGTCTAAACTACCTGAAGATTCTCAATGTGTCTGGGAACTCTCTTAGCACTTTAGAGGAGTCTGCTTTCCATTCAGTAGGCAACCTGGAAACCCTCGCCTTGTATGATAATCCCCTGGCCTGTGACTGCCGACTGTTATGGGTTTTCAGACGACGTTGGCGACTGAACTTCAACAGGCAGCAGCCCACCTGTGCCTCCCCCGAGTTTGTCCAAGGCAAAGAATTCAAAGACTTCCCGGATGTTCTGCAGCCTAATTACTTCACGTGTCGCAAGTCCAGGATTAGGGATCGCAAACCCCAGCAGAAATTTGTCGACGAGGGAGCCATTGTTCATTTTGCTTGCCAAGCAGATGGAGATCCTGCTCCGTTGATAATGTGGCTATCCCCGCAGAAAAAGTTCATCACCACGAAGACAATTGGAAGGCTCTCTGTGTTGCCAGACGGTACCCTCGAGGTGCGCTATGCCCAGATTCAAGACAATggtacatatgtgtgtatagCTAGCAACGCAGGCGGAAATGACACCTCTCTTGCTCACCTGCACATTCATAGCTACTCGCCTGACTGGCCACACCAGCCCAACAAGACTTTTGCCTTCATCTCCAACCAGCCCACAGAAACTGGTGCTAATGGCACAAGAGCCAATGTCCCTTTCCCATTTGATATAAAGACGTTGATCATTGCGACCACAATGGGCTTCATCTCTTTCCTCGGTGTCGTCTTGTTTTGCCTGGTGCTGCTCTTCCTCTGGAGCAGAGGTAAAGGCAAcactaaacacaacattgaGATCGAGTATGTGCCACGGAAATCGGACGCTGGCATGAGCAGCAGCGCAGTGGATGCTCCTCGCAAGTTtaacatgaaaatgatttaa